CGCTACCTACTGGGAGAGTTGTTCTTTAAAAGATATTTAGAAATTCGCCAATCCTATTCTTTAGACGAGCAACCACCTATCTCAGGAGCCGTGAAGGTTTGTTGCCAGATTGTTCAACAGGGAGGCAGGAACTTTATCGTCAGCCATCGGGAATCACCTTCTCTTTATGCTTTTCTTGATCATTATGGAATGAGGCAACTTTTTACTGAAATTATAACCGGCAATGATGGATATGAACGAAAACCAAATCCAGATGCCTTTAATTATCTGGTAAAAAAATATCAGTTAAAAAAGGGATCTACCTTGGCGATTGGAGATCGAATCCTCGACATACAGGCCGGTCGAGAGGCCGGAATTAAAACGGTTTTCATTAATTTGAATGATGGTTTAGAATGCGATTTTGCTGATTTTAAGATTAATTCTCTCGAAGAAGCATTGAGCTTGTAGGATAGACTTTCATGTCACAGGGCAGCATCGGTTAAATATGGTAAAATAGTTGCCCCCTCACCCTAACCCTCTCTCATGAAGAGACGATGGAATAGTAAGCTCCCCCTTTAAAAAAGGAGGGGGGATTTTAGTTTTATACTGTTCCGTAATTATTAGGAGC
This genomic stretch from Candidatus Atribacteria bacterium ADurb.Bin276 harbors:
- the yqaB gene encoding Fructose-1-phosphate phosphatase YqaB, with translation MKYTEYIWDFDGTLFDTYPVMVKAFQRALRELGIEEKPDTLLYFMKKSIAETIGYYQDRYLLGELFFKRYLEIRQSYSLDEQPPISGAVKVCCQIVQQGGRNFIVSHRESPSLYAFLDHYGMRQLFTEIITGNDGYERKPNPDAFNYLVKKYQLKKGSTLAIGDRILDIQAGREAGIKTVFINLNDGLECDFADFKINSLEEALSL